One window of Petrotoga sibirica DSM 13575 genomic DNA carries:
- a CDS encoding GntR family transcriptional regulator, whose product MADYKTPIYQRIADKIISRIYEGEYPMNSFLPSENELAEEFHVTRTTIRKVLSLLKQQGTIKSYQGRGYKVQSLFWEQSLLKFYSFGKSIASKLENSNTKLISVKNVSGLEDVDEFKNVELWEITRLRLVGEIPLILESSYIPIDFLKKTDNKNLETKPLYDLLAREGIRCVNAKEYLEPILPSIEAQELLEIDENIPLFQTTRYTYDSENRLVEFRESLIRADHFRFFTELKL is encoded by the coding sequence ACGCCAATCTATCAAAGGATTGCTGACAAAATAATTTCAAGAATATATGAAGGAGAATATCCAATGAACTCATTTCTTCCATCAGAAAATGAGCTAGCCGAAGAATTCCATGTAACAAGAACTACGATAAGAAAAGTTTTAAGTTTATTGAAACAACAAGGGACAATTAAAAGTTACCAAGGAAGAGGATATAAAGTTCAATCTCTTTTTTGGGAACAAAGTCTTTTAAAGTTTTACAGTTTTGGAAAAAGTATAGCCAGCAAGCTTGAGAATTCTAATACTAAACTTATATCGGTAAAAAACGTCTCTGGACTGGAAGATGTTGATGAATTTAAAAACGTCGAATTATGGGAAATTACAAGGTTGAGATTAGTTGGAGAAATTCCTTTAATATTGGAAAGCTCTTACATCCCTATTGATTTTCTAAAAAAAACAGATAATAAAAATCTAGAAACAAAACCTTTGTATGATTTACTTGCCAGAGAAGGAATAAGATGTGTCAATGCCAAAGAATATCTCGAACCTATCCTACCTTCGATAGAAGCCCAAGAATTGCTAGAAATTGATGAAAATATTCCTCTTTTTCAAACTACAAGATATACATATGATTCGGAAAATAGGTTGGTAGAATTCAGAGAAAGCCTGA